The following DNA comes from Candidatus Sysuiplasma acidicola.
TGCGGAAAAGGTTGTTCAGCCCTAGTCTGTTCTGCTCACAATTCTTCTGTATAAAATGGCAAGTGTCCAGTCAAAGAGCACGCCAAGTTTGCTCCTGAGTGTGCTTATTAGTGCAATGTGCACGAATCTCCAGGCGATCCAGCCGGCAAAACCACGAACGAATATGCCGTTTCCAAACAATGCCACCCCCTCAAATCTTCCCAGAGACAGCATCACTCCCCTGTCTCTGTATTTGAACGCTTCATCCGCACCTCCGCCTCTTCCGGATATGCTCAGTGCAATGTGACGTCCAGCAAATTTTCCTTCCTGCACTGCTGTCGACGCAGTAGCCGGCAGCGCATGCCCGTCCGCACCGGTAACGTAAGAACAATCACCCGCCACGTAAACGTGCGTGTCGGAAGGCAGCCTGAGCTTCTCGTCCACAAGCAGTCTTCCGTCTTTATTCTGCACTCCGCTTCCGGCTAAATCTGATATCACTTTGCCTGGTTTGATTCCCGCTGTCCACACCACTGTTGCAGCACGAATACGCGTTCCGTCCTGCAGCTTTACGCCCTCTTCGTCAATCGAAGCAACTTTCGCCTCAAGTTTCAAAGTAACTCCCTTTCTCTGCAATACACGCGTACAGACATCGGAAATCCTTTCATCCAAACCGGGTGCGAGTCTCCTGTCAGCCTCTAAAAGTATGATGCTGGAACTCTTCCTCATGTCCAGCCTTTCATAATAGTTGCCCAGAATTCCGAGGTAATCCGCTATCGTTCCCGCAAGCTCAATGCCGGATGCGCCACCGCCCGCTATGACAACAGTAAGCAGCTTTCTCCGCTCATCATGGGTAACCGTTCCGACAGAAGCACTCTCGACACACCCCAGAAGTCTGTTACGAATCGCCTCACCATCCTTCAGTTTTTTCAGAAAGAGTGCATGCTCTCTCACTCCGGGCAATCCAAAATCGTTTGATTCGGAGCCGGTGCAGAGAATGAGATAATCAAATACGACATCTGCTACGTCTGTCCGCACTAATCTGAGCTCAAGGTCCACGCTCTTCACAACTCCTTCGATAAACTCAATTCCATATCTGCCTGCCCAACCCCGGACGGGCTGTATGACGTGGTATGGATCGGCGAGACCTGAGGCAACCTGATAAAGGAGAGGCGAGAAAAGATGGTAATTCCTGTCGCTGATTAAGGTTACTCTGATTTTTCTCAATCTTGCGGCCCTGCTTGCCGATAGAGTCTTAGCTGCCTCTATACCCGCAAAGCCTGCACCCAAAATCACGACATGTTTCGCATCCTCTTTCAGACTGTTCACTCTCTGCACCGCGCATACCTTTCAGGCAAGTGTTACAGAAGCACAAATGACGGTTT
Coding sequences within:
- a CDS encoding NAD(P)/FAD-dependent oxidoreductase, encoding MNSLKEDAKHVVILGAGFAGIEAAKTLSASRAARLRKIRVTLISDRNYHLFSPLLYQVASGLADPYHVIQPVRGWAGRYGIEFIEGVVKSVDLELRLVRTDVADVVFDYLILCTGSESNDFGLPGVREHALFLKKLKDGEAIRNRLLGCVESASVGTVTHDERRKLLTVVIAGGGASGIELAGTIADYLGILGNYYERLDMRKSSSIILLEADRRLAPGLDERISDVCTRVLQRKGVTLKLEAKVASIDEEGVKLQDGTRIRAATVVWTAGIKPGKVISDLAGSGVQNKDGRLLVDEKLRLPSDTHVYVAGDCSYVTGADGHALPATASTAVQEGKFAGRHIALSISGRGGGADEAFKYRDRGVMLSLGRFEGVALFGNGIFVRGFAGWIAWRFVHIALISTLRSKLGVLFDWTLAILYRRIVSRTD